The genomic window GTTAGTTCTCCATGATGTTTGGGCCAACCTACCTGCCGAGTTCCTTCAAAAACTGTGTGCAAGTGTACCTAGAAGAATTTATGCTGTTTTGAATGCaaagggtggtcacaccaaatattgatttgatGCAGATTTTTTTTCTGATCACTCACTTTGCATTTTGTTAATTGATAAATATAAACATTTAACATGTCTATGTATTATTAGTCTTAAAGGTTGAATACaatggccatgctgtcaatccagcatgacttctgccgcattcaaaacaactggaaactctgaaCTGGGAAATCTTTGATTTCAGTGAGttaaagacaactgggaactctgaaaaaaaacaagctctgactgggaaaatacgttatgaacggtcatccaactcggattAGCAAAttgggaactctggcctctttcttgAGCTCCAGCCTGAAGaccactgacgtcatgattcaaccttgtttctTTTGGagatcccagttgtcttgaaagtatcataaatccagagaatgccagactttgatgacaaaatttgcccacaaggaccgccgcaccaccttcctgttcaagtgagcacagcacaacaagttgAGTCCAAAAATgccttgtatgctgctgcataaatggtGTAATacgccagggagatatgtatactgtagctaagaaagtaatactaagtgtatattgtgtagtaagatgtaagtagcccatgtgcctcaccctaataatttggtccctttcccccctcATAagttagcctactgttctgagttggtggtgcacatgtagcctgttttagagaaatgtagtcATAGAATATtctaagagctttcattgtctgcttatctGCTCcctttatcctacagttctgactttgtgtacagggagaataccgtaagaacggcccatgttctgaattatttTGCtgcacatttcaaaagtgctgagcAAATAGTTATGGACTATGTCCGCCCTAGCTCACTAattgtcttaatcaaaattacggattgcctctcaCCTCATCGTCccattatgccatagtttgtacatttcaattgtcagtagaaaccacgtttcagcaagtcagccatatcagctatatatttttgttaaggcagtaaatgaggggGAATTAACTGTTTCACTGACAGACAAGGcttcgctgatagccaggtgtagcagtggtaagatttCCCTCcttggtgctgaaaagaaagctctgctgttgggacagctttatgtaggtcctaacagtttgtgggcaccgtttgtcaccgttatagtgcaatgcaTGTATCGTTTAGtattgtggctttgctggcatgcacctAAACATTTTTGAGGGAGTTTGccccaagatttacatgctaaaactGCCACTGAGCCTACTTGAATTCAGAGTGCCAAGTTCAAGTACTTAAGCACCTCAGCATGGCCGACAAGTAGCTTCAAAGCCTCTGACTAGCCAATAAATAGCATGAGCAATCcagagtttatatatatatatatatatatatatatatatatatatatatatatatatatacacacacacatcattgttCACAACCGCAAAAATCTTTCGGTGTTAAGATTACTTCCGGGAGGTTGAGTCGTTCATAACTTTAATCGAATGACCTTTTGCAGAGCTGAATGATTGAACAATGGTATAGCCTATATTTGATTACATCTGTACAGGAATGCATTGCAAATACATTTTACATCTAGCTCATTGTTTGCATAGTAAGACgacaaaatcattttaaaaaatgaagacACCATATCATGTGCAGACGACAAGTCTATCTTTTTAATATTTAGCATAAAGGCACTATAGTATAAGGATTCAACTTATTCTGTAGCATATATGCAATTGGATAAGAAAATAATGTATAGTAAATAATGTATTACATACAGTATCATATTACAAATTCAATTAAAAATTCAGACCCGTTCAGTCTTCCGTGGCATTAGTTTTGCATCTGAGCTAACATTCACTCCTTTGCACTCTTCAGCTGCTGTAGATGCTGAATCAGTTCCTGGGGCAGACCCAGTTCAGACACTATGTCCATGCAACACTGTAGAAGTTGCTCAAGACTTTCCCCTGTAATGGCAAAGGGATCTGTGGGCAGTGTGAAGCTCAAACGGGGCTTTTGTGGCAAGATGGGACCAATGTCCATATCACTGTCTTTCCTACAGCCGCCTGAGACCTTGCTGCATCCCCCGCCTGCACAGCAGCCCGACTCAACCTCTACAACCCCCAGATCCTCCATGTTCTCCGAGACGTCACTGACACTGGGTACGGGGTTCTCCAAAGCCGTCTTCATTGCCTCCATGAGAGAGTCCTCATGCTTTACAACCCGCTGTAGGAGGTCAGTCACTGAGGCAGGGGTGGGGGTGTCTGGTCTCTGGAGCTGGCACCAGCACTGTATAGCACTGTGTAGAGAGATACAAAGGGCCAACAGAATCAGAGACaatgggagagagaacagagtgggACAGGCATGGGTCATGCACAACAAAGAGGACAGCAATAATGTAGCCAACACAAAGAGTCATATGGTCACATCATGGAAAGAAAGCTACCTTATTATTCCTTTCAGCTGCCCAATGGCCCTGGTGCTTGCAGCTCCTTCTCTGTATCCCATGTTGAAACCAAGCTGGAGTGACGCTTCTTTTCCATGGTCGATGCCATCAACATAGCCGTCCTGACAGAGAACCACAGAACAGCATAACGTTCGTCACATTGTTTCTAGAGAGGGTGCTGTGGGTTACAATGCAGCCAGTTGTATTTACATTAGCTGCCTACAATGCCCACATTGTGTGCTGGGTGACGCTAGAAGCAGGGCGAAACACTTCGAGTTTTTGTTTCAACCTGGTAGTTAATTGCATTCTCCTGGTTTCCCATGTCTGAATTACCCTTATTAGAAGGAAAGGACCATGAAAGCGAGAAATGTTTCGCCCCTACAGGTCTGACATTGAACAGCCCTGTGCTACAGAGAAGTGAACATTCTAGCTATATAACTGGCTAATAAACCAAATAATTGTGAACAAGTCCAATAAACCAACGCAATATGTAAAATATTAGGGAAAAAAATACGAAAAAtgaacatgtagctagctaggtggaAACATGATTGATAAACATTATCCATGCATTTACCTTCACACGTTTCTTCATATTGTACTTCCATTCTTTGTCCTGTAAATTAATATCATCCGCATCCTCGTCAAATACGTCCTcgccactgtactgtacagactTAACCCAAGACATCGTGgactttaaaaataaatgtttgccCCTACAAGCTTGAACGTTTAGTAACATAGTTTGACTGCAAGTCACGTGGGCCAGCAAAGTTAACGACGTCATCACAATGCGCGTTGAGGTTTTTTCTTCTTTGGATGGCAATGTATACCCAAAGAGACGAGTGCATACATTCTGCCATCTACTGCGGTGAAGTAAAATTACACACTCGTCTCCAGATTAGGTTTTATTTAGACTGTAGATGGCGCTAAACCCATACAGGTCTACAGAGCTGCTAAAAAATATGAAGGCCTACTGTACCACTGTTTGTCATCTACATTTGTTCACTCTATCCCACATTTTTTTAACAAGTAAAACGAATTATATGAAAATATTAATGAGGATGTAGTTCATAAACATCCAAGGAGTAGGTCTATTTCAAAGGCAAGATAGCCTACACAGAAATGCAAATGGGCTTTACTGTAGCCTACATCAAAATGAATTGCACCACAGATAGTATTTTATGCATTTTAATGATTGGTATTATCAATAACCTTTCCATCTACTACCCATCCCAAATAAAATGCGCACTATTCATATCTGGGAAATAAATATCTGATAACCTTGTTCTAGTCACTATTGAAAATAGAAATACAGAGTATTCTCTTTAAAGCCTCTGTGGACACTGACAGTCTCTTATTCCTTCCTCTAAGCACTTCAGCCCATCTCTTTGGGATCTTTGCCTGACTGCGGACAGTCCTAATTCATTAAAGCTCCTTGAAACTGAGAGAGGAatgttaatatttaatcattGAATTACTGGCACAATGGAGGAACGCCAGAACAAAAATAATGGCAATACCTTACACTTTCCGACTACTTTGTGTGCAAGAAATGTTTCTGTCTATTTACAGAGTTTTGGAGCCCAGATATTTATCCATTAAGAGAGTTGCAAAATGTCCTTTGGGAGCTGGTGTACACGCAGAGTAAACATATTTTGAAAATGGACTACTCTCTCCCATAGCATTTCATTCATGATGCCGGAAATGTTGATACTTTTACTTTGGCAGCTTCAGTACCTAACCCACATCCTTGATCGTTCTAGCAAAATTAGTTTTAGGAATTATGATGGATTACTTTGTGTAACTGAGTAGTGACCAAATGAATGTTTATTTTCAATAAGTCTTCACATTTTGTTCAAGTAAATGTCACAGGGCTGAGATTGAATATCAAATGTAGACCGTCTTGTTGTGGTATTAGAGGTCTGTACCGTATGATCTATTTACACAATACACCCGCAAACAACTTTTGTCCAGCTTGACTGCATCTGTCGTTGATGTCACTGCTCAGACGCTCTTTGCTATCGCCTGTTGAAGTTTCAAAGAGGAAAATATGTTATTTGTGACGACAAACACATTACTTGCTCATCAATATTGCATTTCCCCCCTTCTTGCTGTTGAGAGAAGAAAAAAGTCCCTGCTTTATTTTAAGATTTCCCATTCTTCATGCCATGCTTTATGGAAAACACAGGAGAGATAGAATGTGGTGGACAAATGCATTTCACCTAGGTAAGAATGCATTTGCAGGAGCTGGACAACAATGGCCTTGAGAATACTCAGAGGCCACGGTGGGTTTGTCTTTGCTTTGGAAATGGAGTCAGTCCGTGGGCCTCATTCACAGCAGCAGCCACACCTTCAGTCCCTCTACACAGAAAGCAGAACAACCAGCCAGGGCAATCGCCTGACACATTTCCATCCAATTTCCACTGCAGAATGTGTTCATTTTCGGCCTAATGGCATGTCATTCTGCTGGAGCCTTTGGTCAAGAATTAATCCTGGAATCAAAACAGATTTTCCGGAGAGCAATCTTCCATCAAGTATTGATTTTTTTACACTCACGGAGCCTGTACTCCCTAATTTAACCTGACAGCCGGCAGCACAATGGACTGGGAGCACCTTGGCATCTCACAGAGGGaactctccacctcctcctctctctcgttctcactctctttctctctccctccctccttctttatctccgtctccctctttcaaAAAGTGAAAGAAAGGTGGGGAAAAAAGAATCAGGGGATGTAAAGCTTCCTTCTCCCCGTTTTTACCTCTAATTATGTTTTCAAGTATAGTGCAACTCTGCAAGGtatgaggctgagagagaaaaggggagagagtcTTCTGGGGCCATCAGGTATCATTATGGGCCTGTTGACATCTCTCTGTTTTTGAGTGATTCTCATCTGTGATTTCCCCCCAGCCATTTTCCTGAGATGTGCGTGGAGGGTCTCATCATGGCCCCATAAAGAAGGCCAAAGTGTCCTCACTGGGCCCCCACTAATAAGACAGCAAAGATGCAGCCAACCATACCACTCactcctctatccatatctcctctctcactcactgcCTTTTGCTTtgtgctctctgtctctttgtctcaaAGTACACTATAGGTGGttcagggagagagtgagaggcggATGAAGAGGTGGATGTTGTCCTTACAAACATCTCATCAGAGGAACAGTTATCTTCCAGACTACCAAACATCCGAAAGAAGGGATCTCTGACCCTTCAAGACTCCTGTGATCCATGTACAAAAATATACAGCACTCTCTCAGATGGCACCACTCCACTTAGAATAAAACCCAGTCGTCTTGTTTTGACCTTTTTTGGATTATATAAATCTGAAGGAAATGGACAGCACAACGATTTTCCACAATGATCAGGATAGCTATGTTGTCTGTATAATGAAATATAGCAGTGACTATGGCTAGAGACCCGGTTTGGGTCCATTCATTTCAACACATAAATTGAAAGTCAATCCATGGGCAATCCTCCTATTTATAAAGCCAATTCCTTATTGCGTTAACTTGAGGTGGAATTGACCCTGGAAGAGATAATCAGACCTATAGATTTTCACCCTGACAACAATAATTAGGTAAAGCAGATGGTGTTTgccatttgatttttttttacatcatgtTCTGAACATTACAGCAATGTAAATATCTCTGTTGAATTCATTCAAAATGATTGAATTTATCGTTTCCACAACACACAAGAATGATAGAGAAAAAAATGAAGTCAAATCAACTCCCTTGGAGAAGTGGGACACATGAAACACTGGGCGTAACCCTGAGTCCTGATGGAAAACAGAAGGCATCACAAAGTGAGAAGATGCATTCACACAGTCAGTGTAGACAAGACAGTGTGGAAAGTTTAATGGGCTGTGGGCAATGCAATCTGCTGCTCCAGTCAGGGTGCCAGCCATCTCCATAAAAACCTTGGCTATTAACTCTTCAACCTTCAAATGCCTCAAATTGTGTCATGGCTAATAATGGTGGGAAAACCTCCAGAACAACACCAAAAGCAACAAGGGATCATATGCATGGACAACTTGGATTGCATGAGGATTGGTAATTGTACCCCCAGAGGCATCCTGGtgtgcagagcagagcagcatagTGGGAGACTCCTCAGCGGCTTGGGGGCTGAGCAGTGAGAGGAGCAACATCTCAACCTTGAGGAGGAAGTGAAAACAAGGAAGCAGAGGGCTGCCGGTAGTGAGGGATACACCGACAGTTCGTTTACTGAGAACATCAGCCCAGTGCACATTGTCGGAAAGATAAGGAAAGTGAATGCCTCATGCCTGATGGAAAACAAAGGGGGCAATTTAAAACCATCTGCATCCAACACAtgcaccctcctcctccacctttatCTTTCTGTGTCCTGACTGATATTGAAACATAATCCATTTGGACTGCCGACATGTCATAATATTTTCTTCTAACCCTCTTTCCCTTCCAGGACAATTTCAGTTGGTGTCTAGTTGAACAGGAATGTGCTATAAGTCAGTCGGTTGACTTTTGCAGAGAGATGATTTTTTTCTTCTATTCAGACTGTCATAGATCAACCCAGAGAGATTCTCTTGTTTGAAAGACTACATATACGTTCTGTAGCCAAAATCCAAATAGAATTGTCTAATTTGCCAACAGCACATAAAGAAGTGACAATTGTCCCCCTCTAATTTAATTGAGATAGGGCACTTGTTCTTGTCTATAGctgttctgtactttgtcatgCATTTGTATGTTTTATATGGAACCAAGCAAGAGTATCTGCTGCATGTTCAGAAGCTAATGGTGATCTTAATCAACTAAACTAAAAGAAACTGCAAAGAACACGGACATGTTTATGATTATTATTAGGGGTCATggatattgtcacaccctgaccttagtattctttgttttccttgttattttggttaggtcagggtgtgacatgggtgatgtatgtgttttttgtcttgtctaggggttttgtatgtttatgagGCTGTATCTTTTCTAGGTAAATTGTATGTCTATgtttgcctagattggttctcaattagaggcagctgtctatcgttgtctctgattgggaaccatatctaGGCATCCATgttctgtgggtactttgtgggtgattATCTGTGTCTATGTCTTGTTAGCACAGTTCTTATAGCGTCACGATTGTTTTGTggtcagtgctttctttaattaaaatatcatcatgaacacataccacgctgcgctttggtctactccatacgacgatcgtgacagatatTGTTTAAAATGCAGGGTTAAACAGCTTCAGTATTGACAGTATTGATTAAAGATACTTTACTAGCAACCTTACCCCACCCATATGTATACaattaatagaacagaatattctatactgaacaaaaatataaatgcaaaattTAAAGTGTTagcccatgtttcatgagctgaaataaaatatcccagaaatgttccataagcacaaaaatattatttctctcttGTGCACAAAATTCcttacgtccctgttagtgagcatttctcctttgccaagataattcatccacctgacaggtgttgcatgtcaagaagctgattaaacagcatgaccattacaaAGGTGgtggggacagtaaaaggcccctctctaaaatgtgcagttttgtgacACAGCACGAtggcacagatgtctcaagttttgagggagcgttcagtttggcatgctgactgcaggaatgtccaccagagctgttggcagagaattGAACGTtcatttctctacaataagccgAGGCTTTAGAGAAAgcggcagtacgtccaaccagcctcacacccgcagaccatgtgtaacctgGCCAGTTcaggatctccacatccggcttcacctgtgggatcgtctgaggagATGGGTGCTGCTGAGGAGTATTAATGTCTGTAATAAAGTACTTTTGTCTGGAAAAActcattggctgggcctggctccccattggctgggcctggctccccattggctgggcctggctccccaatggttgggcctggctccccattgGCTGGGCCCGGCTCCTCGATGGGTGGTTCTGGCTCCCAAATGCctgatgaatttatttcaattgactgatttccttttatgaactgtaactcagtcaaatcttttaaGTTGTTGCGTGTTTACGTCTATATTTTTGTTGATTATAATTCTAAACAATGTCCCATGATATGTGGTCCAAAATATCAGCATATCAACTGTACCATTTTGAACATTTGAGTGGGATTCTGTATCAGTATGGCATTGTCCAGAGGCAAATGGGTGAACTGAATAATATGGACTTTAAGAATGTTtgtctattctattccatttctATGATTCCACCTCACGTATCGGGTTACACCTCTCCTTACAAGGGTAGTGTGTTGTTTATATGTTGAGAGTGAGATCTGTTGATTTTGTGCCCTGGTCACTCACTTATTGACACTAACTTTTGGAGTTGAAGTtgacttttccatcaacaaactATAAACATTTTAAGATATTGAAAAAAGACGAGTCGGAATAGCTGTCTCTGCACAATGATATTGTacatagaaaaataaagaaactggaataaatacaaaacaaaagaaTATCAAATAGCCCAAGTTATACCTCAACCATCGCCACTTAAAAATACATCTAGCAGTTTGAAACGAAGAGGGGAAAAAACTGAAAGTATGACAAAAAACATCTTCAACATCAGTTTTCAGCCTAATGTTAATAATTTATGTTGTCtgtgcttttttttttattattattatttatttactactTTCTATTCACCAGACAGTCAGTTTTCAAAGGCTTCATGGACAAGAAAGCTATTTCAAACTTTGGAGTTTAGTTTCAAAAGGCTTTCACCCAAGAATGTGTTTTCCCCCTCATACACTTGTCTCGGTATTGTTTTCTGCTAAGGCAAAGAAATGAAACATTGATGTGAAATAACCCTGACATGTATTCCTTTCTATTGACCCTATGGAAATCCAAATGAATTGCTACTGACCCCAGAGGTTTGCAGCCTGTCCGTTTGCTTTTAGGTGCAAACTCTCTGTATTGAAAGGTGGTTCATTGGTGGAAAAGCCTTTGTGGACACATCTCTCTCAATCATGGCACAGTGGAAGtgcaagagaaaaaaaaaaaaaaactctaaacTGATAGCCAAGGGGGTGGGCTGGGGGGATACGGAGCAGAACACAGAAGTCTGAGTTAACTTTATGCTCCAACTATACATGTACGTGTACACTGTGTCTGGGTTTTAATGGATTTGAGATGCACTTGCGCTGACAGCAAAGTATGCATTGGTAAAATAGGAGAGGAAAATATCTCAAAATCTTCTGAGACTGGAGAACAGTGAATTCAAAAAAGCATTTTCTCTGCAATCCGTCCCTTATTACTCCAACTGCAGTGTTTACAATGTCTGTCGGTACACTCTTAGAACCCCGAGGAACCCTTTTTTTCCTAAGAGTCTATGGTGTTAGGAATGTGGTGCATTAGTGCTTTCTTCATCATTATATGCAGCTCTTACCAGAGAAGTTCTCTAAAATGTCCCTAAACATAGATTTTAGATTCGGATGATTTATTCTACATTTCATAAGAAACAAGACAGTCCATTCATGTCAAACAATTGTTTATTATTCATTATGGTACAAATAAATGTGACAGACTTGAAGAATTGTAGAAATACACAAAGTGCTGCATAACTGACCAAACAGATATTGCTCTATAGATTAAGTTCAGTCTATAAAATTTAAAGCAACCTTTGCAGATTCATCAGCTTTGGTTTCAAGGTCGTTCTTGAGTTCCAACAACATTTCAAAACCAGTtggtgtgtgagtctgtgtggaTATCGtttgaaaacatttatttaaaatattattattattattctttttttaacATAATTGGGGGCAATTATAAAGCCTTCTTTGCCCCTTATGAAATAGGGCACACCTTGAAGACTGTAACTGAGCAGTGCATGTAACAaagtcacagagagagaaaaaaacaacaaaaaaacaagtgACAACAAAGTTTAGAAAGTCCTGTACATGTTACCCTGGAAACCACTTGACTAAAATAAAACACATGGCATACAGAATCTCAGTTcagacacaacccccccccccccacgagaAGTGAACACTACTTACAAACATTTTACAGGAGCCATTCTTCTGTATTTTCTTCTGTCATGGCGTTTGCGTGGCATTGCTCAGTGTGCGAGGACAGTGCTGAGGTAAAATGTCAATGAACTACAACTTATCTAATCATCGACTCTCTTCGTATTTCAAGATTGTCAGCGACATGAACCCATTTCTCTGTACAATGTGCATATAACTATAGAGCTTTGGACCAGCATCGAAGGTTTGA from Oncorhynchus mykiss isolate Arlee chromosome 15, USDA_OmykA_1.1, whole genome shotgun sequence includes these protein-coding regions:
- the otulina gene encoding protein YAE1 homolog (The RefSeq protein has 4 substitutions compared to this genomic sequence); its protein translation is MLLNVQACRGKNLFLKSTMSWVKSVQYSGEDVFDEDADDINLQDKEWKYNMKKRVKDGYVDDIDHGKEASLQLGFNMGYREGAASTRAIGQLKGIISAIQCWCQLQRPDTPTPASVTDLLQRVVKHEDSLMEAMKTALENPVPSISDVSENMEDLGVVEVESGCCAGGGCSKVSGGCRKDTDMDIGPILPQKPRLSFTLPTDPFAITGESLEQLLQCCMDIVSELGLPQELIQHLQQLKSAKE